In one window of Meiothermus sp. DNA:
- the nth gene encoding endonuclease III: MKSKRARATKVLSVMEQLYPQAATELAHTNPFELLVATVLSAQATDASVNKATPALFKRFPDAFALAQAHPEEVEPYIKTIGLYRSKAKNLVMLARKLVEEHGAEVPMDKAQLRELPGVGWKTATVVLGAAFGVPGIAVDTHLTRLARRLGLSEQKDPEKIGADLERLFPEEKWVFVHHALILFGRYRCTARKPQCEGCPLWAECLSKGAW; this comes from the coding sequence GTGAAGAGTAAAAGGGCTCGAGCCACCAAGGTGCTCTCTGTCATGGAGCAGCTTTATCCCCAGGCCGCTACCGAGCTGGCCCACACCAACCCGTTTGAACTGCTGGTTGCTACGGTGCTCTCGGCCCAGGCCACCGATGCCTCGGTGAACAAGGCCACCCCGGCCCTCTTCAAGCGCTTTCCCGATGCCTTTGCCCTGGCCCAGGCCCACCCCGAGGAAGTCGAGCCCTACATCAAGACCATCGGTCTGTACCGGAGCAAGGCCAAGAACCTGGTCATGCTGGCCCGGAAGCTGGTCGAGGAGCATGGGGCAGAGGTGCCAATGGATAAGGCCCAGCTGCGCGAGCTACCGGGGGTGGGCTGGAAGACCGCCACGGTGGTGCTGGGGGCGGCTTTTGGCGTGCCGGGCATTGCGGTGGATACCCACCTGACCCGGCTGGCCCGGCGGCTGGGGTTGTCGGAGCAAAAAGACCCCGAGAAGATTGGGGCCGACCTCGAGCGCCTGTTCCCCGAAGAAAAATGGGTTTTTGTTCACCACGCCCTGATTCTGTTTGGCCGCTACCGCTGCACGGCCCGCAAGCCCCAGTGCGAGGGCTGCCCACTTTGGGCCGAGTGCTTGAGTAAGGGTGCTTGGTGA
- a CDS encoding Stp1/IreP family PP2C-type Ser/Thr phosphatase, giving the protein MPGSESLPMVFAAALTDPGRKRALNEDAVNQLVTSYGGIFIVADGMGGHRTGEIASQMAVSQIVEVLKRSEPSPQGLLEAYEAANEAIYLAGQKPESRGMGTTCTALWLDLPYALIAHVGDSRAYLLRDGELLQLTQDHSWVADRVRQGLLTEDEARNHRWRNVITNALGSFPNARVDLIGLKVRPGDVFLLCSDGLSGVLEDKVLAEMILTNPPEPAVAKLIKLANDWGGPDNISAVVVTIGSQVAESPKPYALPLDANNGQPVHLQSGTDPEVLTTQIAEPEKKPTFWQRWGSVILLLLWFGLLGFVLFNQLGSSATP; this is encoded by the coding sequence ATGCCGGGCTCAGAAAGCCTACCCATGGTGTTTGCAGCGGCCCTGACCGACCCAGGCCGCAAGCGGGCCCTCAACGAGGATGCGGTGAACCAGCTCGTCACCAGCTATGGGGGTATTTTTATCGTGGCCGATGGCATGGGCGGGCACCGAACCGGCGAGATAGCCTCACAGATGGCGGTGAGCCAGATTGTCGAGGTGCTCAAGCGCAGCGAGCCCTCGCCGCAGGGTTTGCTGGAAGCCTACGAGGCCGCCAACGAGGCCATCTACCTGGCCGGGCAAAAGCCCGAATCGCGGGGGATGGGTACTACCTGTACGGCCCTATGGCTTGACCTACCCTATGCCCTGATTGCCCATGTGGGCGACTCGAGGGCCTATCTGCTGCGCGATGGGGAACTCTTGCAACTGACCCAGGACCACTCCTGGGTGGCCGATCGGGTGCGCCAGGGCCTCTTGACCGAGGACGAGGCCCGCAACCATCGCTGGCGCAACGTCATCACCAATGCTCTGGGCTCGTTTCCCAATGCGCGGGTGGATCTGATAGGCCTCAAGGTGCGGCCTGGCGATGTGTTTTTGCTCTGCTCGGACGGCCTTAGCGGCGTGCTGGAAGACAAGGTGCTTGCCGAGATGATCCTCACCAACCCGCCCGAACCGGCGGTGGCTAAACTGATCAAGTTGGCCAACGACTGGGGCGGCCCCGACAATATCAGCGCGGTGGTGGTGACCATTGGCAGCCAGGTGGCCGAGAGCCCCAAGCCCTACGCCCTCCCGCTCGATGCCAACAACGGCCAGCCGGTACACCTGCAAAGCGGCACGGATCCGGAAGTGCTCACCACCCAGATTGCCGAACCGGAGAAAAAACCGACCTTCTGGCAGCGCTGGGGGAGCGTGATTCTGCTTTTGCTGTGGTTTGGCCTGCTGGGCTTCGTCTTGTTCAACCAGCTGGGCAGCAGCGCAACCCCGTAA